The Sulfurospirillum halorespirans DSM 13726 genome has a window encoding:
- a CDS encoding TonB-dependent siderophore receptor, translated as MMKFRTLSIAVAAALALCSPLMAESTQSLHVNIAAQSLSSALGEFAKQAKLQLIVDSKLLEGKKAPTLQGDMSLKEALSKLLKGTGLEATIQGDVMVIKPQNDAEVALDAITISAAQATTEGTGSYTTGSTNTATKLNLSLRDTPQSVVVVTHQQIEDQNLESFADVVNSIAGFNAPVWDTDRTYITMRGFEVDYYQIDGMPTYYGGNVQQDLVMYDRVEVVRGANGLMSGAGEPAASINFMRKHATSKEATGSVTAKAGSWDNYRGTVDVQSGVNESGSVRARVVVSKEDKDSFVDFYHKDTEAFYGIVDADIGDNTLFYAGVSYQNNSADGSSWGGVPAWFSDGTRTDFGASASFTPKWTYWETETKTIFTGVEHTFANDVKLKANYTHLEFESDSKLALSGYYEFPDRTTGLGLNSVYAGKYQTENKQDTIDIYTSIPLEVGGLKHEILVGLAYNQEDSITHTSDPLSSVSTQSVYNWNGNIPEPDWSDFYKTEDTVTKQLGAYLATRIALREDLKLILGSRVSNWEYENKLSDYSYEHDHVITPYAGVVYDLDEAHSIYVSYTDIFKPQDYRDKSGNYLDPKEGASYEAGIKGEYFGGKLNAALAVFRMEQDNVAEADGANFVPGTTTQAYYGAAGVVSKGYEIDFSGSITPEWSVSAGWVQFSAKDAENVDVTTTHPRKEAKLGTTYKMGQLTLGTVLSWQSKFYESTNDSLGNAVDLTQDAVFLVDVMAKYQITKALSAQLNVENLFDKEYYSNIDYSTQVIYGDPRTVTLTMKYTF; from the coding sequence ATGATGAAATTTCGCACCCTATCCATTGCCGTGGCGGCGGCTTTGGCGCTTTGTTCGCCTCTTATGGCGGAAAGTACTCAGTCTTTACATGTAAACATTGCAGCGCAGAGTTTAAGCTCTGCCCTTGGCGAATTTGCTAAGCAAGCGAAGCTTCAACTCATTGTTGATTCTAAATTGCTTGAGGGCAAAAAAGCACCGACACTTCAAGGTGACATGAGTCTCAAAGAGGCACTTTCAAAACTGCTCAAAGGTACAGGTTTGGAGGCGACGATTCAAGGGGATGTAATGGTGATTAAGCCTCAAAATGACGCGGAAGTTGCCCTCGATGCGATCACAATCAGTGCGGCGCAAGCAACGACGGAGGGCACAGGCTCGTATACGACAGGTTCAACAAATACCGCCACCAAACTCAATCTCTCACTGCGCGATACGCCTCAATCGGTTGTTGTGGTCACGCATCAGCAAATTGAAGACCAAAACTTAGAGTCGTTTGCAGATGTGGTCAACTCCATCGCAGGCTTTAATGCCCCTGTGTGGGATACGGATCGGACGTATATTACGATGCGGGGTTTTGAGGTGGATTATTACCAAATCGATGGAATGCCTACCTATTATGGTGGCAATGTTCAGCAAGATTTGGTGATGTATGACCGCGTGGAAGTGGTACGTGGTGCGAACGGTTTGATGAGTGGGGCGGGTGAGCCAGCAGCGAGCATTAATTTTATGCGAAAACATGCAACTTCCAAAGAGGCAACAGGTAGCGTGACTGCCAAAGCGGGCAGTTGGGACAATTACCGAGGCACGGTCGATGTCCAATCGGGTGTGAATGAATCAGGAAGTGTGCGAGCGCGCGTGGTTGTAAGCAAAGAGGATAAAGACTCGTTTGTTGATTTTTACCATAAAGATACAGAAGCCTTTTATGGCATCGTGGATGCTGATATTGGGGACAATACGCTCTTTTATGCAGGGGTGAGTTATCAAAACAACAGTGCCGATGGAAGCTCTTGGGGTGGCGTTCCTGCGTGGTTTAGTGATGGCACACGAACTGATTTTGGTGCGTCCGCTTCGTTTACGCCCAAATGGACCTATTGGGAAACCGAGACTAAAACGATTTTTACAGGCGTTGAGCACACGTTTGCCAATGACGTCAAGCTCAAAGCCAATTACACCCATTTAGAATTTGAATCCGACTCAAAACTGGCACTTTCAGGCTATTATGAGTTTCCTGATCGCACAACGGGCTTAGGGCTCAATTCGGTTTATGCAGGCAAATATCAGACAGAAAACAAGCAAGATACGATCGATATTTATACCTCAATTCCTTTGGAAGTCGGTGGGTTGAAACATGAAATTCTTGTAGGGCTTGCCTACAATCAAGAAGACAGCATCACCCATACGAGTGATCCACTGAGTTCCGTTTCGACACAAAGCGTTTACAATTGGAATGGCAATATTCCAGAGCCCGATTGGTCAGATTTTTACAAAACGGAAGATACGGTAACGAAGCAGTTAGGAGCGTATCTTGCCACGCGTATTGCTTTGCGTGAAGATCTGAAGCTGATTCTTGGAAGTCGCGTGAGCAATTGGGAGTATGAGAATAAGCTGAGTGACTACAGTTATGAGCATGACCATGTCATAACGCCTTATGCAGGGGTTGTTTACGATTTAGATGAGGCACATTCTATTTACGTAAGCTACACCGACATCTTTAAGCCGCAAGATTACCGCGATAAAAGTGGTAATTATCTTGATCCCAAAGAAGGGGCAAGCTATGAAGCGGGCATTAAAGGTGAATATTTTGGTGGAAAACTAAACGCGGCACTGGCTGTTTTTAGAATGGAGCAAGACAATGTTGCCGAAGCCGATGGGGCAAATTTTGTGCCAGGCACGACAACCCAAGCCTATTATGGTGCGGCAGGTGTTGTGAGCAAAGGGTATGAAATTGACTTCTCTGGTTCTATCACGCCTGAATGGAGCGTTTCTGCTGGGTGGGTACAGTTTAGCGCAAAAGATGCTGAGAATGTTGATGTCACAACCACCCATCCACGCAAAGAGGCAAAACTGGGTACGACCTATAAAATGGGTCAATTGACCTTGGGTACGGTGCTCAGTTGGCAAAGTAAGTTTTATGAGTCTACCAACGATTCACTCGGCAATGCGGTCGATCTGACCCAAGACGCTGTTTTCTTAGTCGACGTGATGGCAAAATACCAAATCACCAA
- a CDS encoding FecR family protein, with protein MSQAWIDEMAALWFTKVQDGLSFSEQRAFKKWLHVNPEHSKAYAQFEALWRDLDGLVPVQNSTCLKKRIKPWFGYACACAVACFFIAFLQWQTWNSRLEFAQNIATPVGAMREYTLQDGTTLFLDTDTNVSVEYYKQKRLVKLHQGQLVLHVSKDAARPLFVEAKNVQIRVTGTLFEVRNVDNHVRVSVEEGSVEVSHKRLEDGSVLTLANLSAKEQITLDGRGFVLSSSTLHNDSVAPWRSGRLIFDKTPLREVLFEFERYGAKKTVIASLELASMPLSGSFEVERFASFLEMLPKVLPLKLATMGDKIVIEKR; from the coding sequence ATGAGTCAAGCATGGATTGATGAAATGGCAGCACTTTGGTTTACAAAAGTCCAAGATGGGCTCAGCTTTTCAGAGCAAAGAGCGTTTAAAAAATGGTTACATGTAAACCCAGAACACTCAAAAGCGTACGCACAGTTTGAAGCGTTGTGGCGCGATCTTGATGGGCTTGTACCAGTCCAAAATAGCACCTGTTTGAAAAAGCGGATCAAACCGTGGTTTGGGTACGCGTGTGCGTGCGCGGTTGCCTGTTTTTTCATCGCCTTTTTGCAGTGGCAGACGTGGAACAGTCGTCTTGAATTTGCACAAAATATAGCAACACCAGTAGGTGCGATGCGTGAATATACGCTGCAAGATGGCACCACGCTGTTTCTTGATACGGATACCAACGTGAGTGTGGAGTACTATAAGCAGAAACGTTTGGTAAAACTGCATCAGGGGCAATTGGTTTTACATGTAAGCAAAGATGCCGCTCGACCGCTGTTTGTCGAAGCTAAAAATGTGCAAATTCGCGTCACGGGAACGCTCTTTGAAGTCCGCAATGTGGACAATCACGTCCGTGTCAGCGTGGAAGAGGGGAGTGTGGAGGTGTCGCACAAACGCTTGGAAGATGGCAGTGTTTTAACATTGGCAAATTTGAGCGCGAAAGAGCAGATCACGCTGGATGGGAGGGGATTTGTTCTGAGTTCTTCCACACTGCACAATGACTCGGTCGCCCCATGGCGCAGTGGTCGTTTGATTTTTGATAAGACACCGCTTAGGGAGGTGCTGTTTGAGTTTGAGCGTTATGGGGCGAAAAAAACCGTGATCGCCTCTTTGGAACTGGCTTCCATGCCGCTTTCGGGGAGTTTTGAGGTCGAGCGATTTGCCAGTTTTTTAGAGATGCTTCCCAAAGTATTACCGCTGAAGCTTGCCACGATGGGCGATAAAATCGTCATTGAAAAACGATAA
- a CDS encoding RNA polymerase sigma factor: protein MFERYYKELVGYFSHTLNDAEQAKDVVQETYLRISAMGERADAVLEPRAFLYQTAKRIIIDEWRKNRHFDAVELREAEQISADHEEPLEHLLSSSRMKTLHHTINSLPPRSQEAFKLHKFEGLSHKEIALKMGISKNAVEKLIMRALIACKNSVDAMHKEEA from the coding sequence GTGTTTGAGCGCTACTATAAGGAACTCGTAGGCTATTTTAGTCATACGCTTAATGATGCTGAGCAAGCCAAAGATGTGGTGCAAGAGACGTATCTTCGTATCAGTGCGATGGGGGAGCGTGCGGACGCTGTTTTAGAGCCACGCGCTTTTTTGTACCAAACGGCAAAGCGCATTATCATCGACGAGTGGCGTAAAAACAGGCATTTTGACGCGGTGGAACTTCGTGAAGCAGAGCAGATCAGTGCTGATCATGAAGAGCCGCTTGAGCATCTGCTCTCTTCTAGTCGCATGAAAACCTTACATCATACGATCAATTCGTTGCCTCCGCGTTCCCAAGAGGCGTTTAAACTCCACAAATTTGAAGGGCTTTCGCATAAAGAGATCGCTTTAAAAATGGGCATCAGCAAAAATGCGGTTGAAAAACTCATTATGCGTGCCCTCATCGCCTGCAAAAATTCGGTGGATGCGATGCACAAGGAGGAGGCATGA
- a CDS encoding alpha/beta hydrolase-fold protein — protein sequence MRFFAMLLCLCMDVFSATLPPQSPRLQALINHLEHGGTTQAFWEQMAVQQTPLMEEIGLENELLLTFLYRGARHNVYLFGAPSGEHDALYRLGASDVWYRSYVVDKRTRLSYQLSPDIKPNDDSPLAFRTALLENMQHDFLNPKMLSVKLGERDFIKSLVELPLAPKQPWIQERDVPKGTLEKHAFFSKTLNNTRDIYLYRSFGYKGGDAVVVLFDAESYASHVPTPTILDNLVAAKKLPPLAAILISNPSSATRSNELPPNPLFANFVAQEVMPWAKEQGIYAAASQTVITGSSYGGLASAYIALCYPEIFGNVYAQSGSFWWSPKEEKEPEWLSRTYAQRTREPIRFYLEAGLFEVSRVWKVGILESTRHFRDVLMDKGYEVSYAESYSGHDYAHWRGSLADGLITLLNPSLKEP from the coding sequence ATGCGTTTTTTTGCGATGCTGTTATGTTTGTGCATGGATGTGTTTAGTGCAACGCTGCCTCCTCAAAGCCCTAGACTTCAGGCTTTAATAAATCATCTTGAGCATGGTGGTACAACGCAAGCTTTTTGGGAGCAGATGGCAGTGCAACAAACGCCTTTGATGGAAGAGATTGGTTTGGAAAATGAGCTTTTACTAACCTTCTTATACCGAGGTGCGCGCCATAATGTCTATCTTTTTGGCGCACCCTCAGGTGAGCACGATGCGTTGTATCGTCTTGGAGCGAGTGATGTGTGGTACAGAAGCTACGTGGTCGATAAACGTACACGACTTTCATATCAGTTGAGTCCTGACATTAAACCAAACGATGACTCACCACTTGCTTTTCGCACAGCACTGCTTGAGAACATGCAACACGATTTTCTCAACCCAAAAATGCTAAGCGTTAAACTCGGTGAGAGAGACTTTATAAAATCACTTGTTGAGCTTCCGCTTGCGCCCAAACAGCCTTGGATTCAAGAACGCGATGTGCCCAAAGGAACACTTGAAAAGCACGCGTTTTTCAGTAAAACGTTAAACAATACCCGCGATATTTACCTCTACCGCTCGTTCGGGTACAAAGGTGGCGATGCGGTCGTGGTACTTTTTGATGCCGAATCTTACGCTTCACATGTGCCAACGCCCACGATTTTAGATAATCTCGTAGCCGCCAAAAAGTTGCCACCCCTCGCTGCTATCTTGATCTCCAATCCAAGCAGTGCAACACGCTCAAACGAGCTTCCGCCCAATCCGTTGTTTGCTAATTTTGTAGCGCAGGAGGTGATGCCTTGGGCAAAAGAGCAGGGCATTTATGCCGCTGCTTCACAGACAGTTATAACAGGCTCAAGTTACGGTGGGCTTGCGTCTGCGTATATCGCACTGTGTTATCCTGAAATTTTTGGCAATGTTTACGCCCAGTCTGGCTCTTTTTGGTGGTCACCTAAAGAGGAGAAAGAGCCTGAGTGGTTAAGTCGTACGTATGCGCAACGTACGCGCGAACCCATTCGCTTTTATTTGGAAGCAGGCCTTTTCGAAGTAAGTCGCGTTTGGAAAGTAGGCATTTTAGAGTCGACGCGTCACTTTAGGGATGTTTTAATGGATAAAGGCTACGAAGTGAGTTATGCAGAGTCTTACAGTGGACATGACTATGCGCATTGGCGAGGAAGTTTAGCCGATGGATTGATCACACTTTTAAATCCATCTTTAAAGGAGCCGTAA
- a CDS encoding TonB-dependent receptor, whose amino-acid sequence MSVVNTLCKISVVTSLSLFPTFSLADQNSTVELTEVTVTGEKIDRPLHETTTAITVVKGDSIDSSETKSAYDVASQVPNMINNPADIPVIRGVSGIGAATGGMAIMSGARPRVSTSVDGLSESWSGQRYMDIGTWDVEQVEVLRGPQSTTQGRNSIGGAVVINTKDPTFESEGAVRLGYENNEDKATLAAMISGPLVADELAMRLSAQGTKGHSYIDYQGASAFDPSEMKQGNVRAKLLWIPKDIEGLIAKVTVSHRQYEGEFLNLVNGKDFYAYNYKATSSANARYGDATSDAVSTDVEYAINDDLKMYVLVGHSENETKFKQSPTTLTMDLDEKSNTVETRLVYDPRGGFLSSMVGLYYYNRTQDLAVKPDSYTGNDEINTAAIFTENTLHVNDAIDVILGGRVEREKQERDVLVKPSNLAKGRVITDVAETLFLPKAGVIYTFNPEHNIGFTVRKGYSPGGGAVDTTTTPATYYEYDKEEVTTYELSTRSLFLDKSLAFNTNLFYNEYDGYQALTAANRFTNIDEGESYGFEAELRYQVSELLEVFSGIGLLHTEVTKNKTYVGNEFNYAPHFTSNVGFKQRLSSGIFFGSDVTYVGEYYSDIDNNELYKAGKYVLVNMNVGYETKHYTIRTYVKNAFDEEAAYFVSNKNGGSANVVQPTTFGVTFDYRF is encoded by the coding sequence ATGTCTGTGGTAAATACTTTATGTAAAATCAGTGTGGTTACTTCGCTGAGTTTGTTTCCAACATTCTCATTAGCCGATCAAAACAGTACCGTTGAGCTCACAGAAGTGACGGTTACGGGTGAAAAAATTGACCGCCCTTTGCATGAAACGACAACGGCTATTACGGTTGTCAAAGGCGATAGTATTGATTCTTCGGAAACAAAATCAGCCTATGATGTGGCTTCGCAAGTTCCCAATATGATTAACAACCCTGCGGATATTCCTGTTATTAGGGGTGTTTCAGGCATTGGAGCTGCCACTGGAGGTATGGCGATTATGTCAGGGGCACGTCCTCGTGTGAGTACAAGTGTGGATGGTTTAAGCGAGAGTTGGAGTGGTCAGCGCTATATGGATATTGGGACATGGGATGTCGAGCAAGTAGAGGTTTTACGAGGCCCTCAATCGACAACTCAAGGGCGTAATAGCATCGGTGGTGCGGTGGTTATTAACACCAAAGACCCTACGTTTGAGAGTGAAGGTGCTGTGCGCTTGGGCTATGAAAACAATGAAGACAAAGCAACGCTTGCTGCGATGATCTCAGGCCCTTTGGTTGCAGATGAATTGGCGATGAGGCTCAGCGCACAAGGAACAAAAGGACATAGCTATATCGACTATCAAGGTGCAAGTGCGTTTGATCCTTCCGAAATGAAGCAAGGCAATGTCCGTGCTAAATTGCTTTGGATTCCTAAAGATATCGAGGGGTTAATTGCTAAGGTAACAGTTTCGCACCGCCAATATGAAGGAGAGTTCCTGAATCTTGTCAATGGAAAAGACTTCTATGCTTACAATTATAAAGCAACTAGCAGTGCTAATGCTCGCTACGGCGATGCTACGAGTGATGCGGTGAGCACCGATGTTGAGTATGCGATTAATGATGACCTAAAAATGTATGTTCTTGTGGGGCATAGTGAAAATGAGACGAAATTTAAGCAGTCGCCAACCACCCTTACGATGGATTTGGATGAAAAAAGCAATACGGTTGAAACAAGGCTTGTTTACGATCCTCGTGGCGGATTTCTAAGCAGCATGGTCGGGCTTTATTATTACAACCGTACCCAAGATTTGGCGGTTAAACCAGACAGTTATACGGGCAATGATGAGATTAATACAGCCGCTATTTTTACGGAAAATACCTTACATGTAAACGATGCAATCGATGTGATTTTAGGCGGTAGAGTTGAACGTGAAAAACAAGAACGCGATGTATTGGTGAAGCCGAGTAATCTTGCTAAAGGTCGCGTAATCACCGATGTGGCAGAAACGCTTTTCCTTCCCAAAGCAGGGGTGATTTATACGTTCAATCCTGAGCACAACATTGGCTTTACGGTGCGAAAAGGTTACAGCCCTGGCGGTGGTGCGGTTGATACAACGACAACACCCGCTACGTACTATGAGTACGATAAAGAAGAGGTTACAACGTATGAACTCAGTACGCGTTCACTCTTTTTAGACAAGTCATTGGCGTTTAATACCAATCTTTTTTACAATGAATACGATGGCTACCAAGCCCTCACTGCTGCAAACCGCTTTACCAATATTGATGAAGGTGAGAGTTACGGTTTTGAAGCGGAGCTTAGATATCAAGTTTCAGAGCTGTTAGAGGTTTTCAGTGGCATCGGTCTGTTGCACACAGAAGTAACAAAAAATAAAACGTATGTCGGCAATGAATTTAACTATGCACCTCATTTTACAAGCAATGTTGGTTTTAAGCAACGCTTGAGCTCAGGGATCTTTTTTGGCTCAGACGTGACGTATGTGGGTGAATATTACTCCGATATCGACAACAATGAGCTTTATAAAGCTGGTAAATACGTGCTTGTCAATATGAATGTGGGGTATGAGACCAAACACTATACGATTCGAACGTATGTTAAAAATGCGTTTGATGAAGAGGCGGCCTATTTCGTTTCCAATAAAAATGGTGGCTCTGCCAATGTCGTGCAACCTACTACCTTTGGAGTGACCTTTGATTACCGATTTTAG
- a CDS encoding TonB family protein, translating to MTYQTYTATKTYEGRALSLSIFLHVSVIGFYLLFLHQKPLDIIPSKTVVLEISNIERVAPKPVLPPPPEPVEEVKKVEPIKPIEKIKPLPKPIVKKEMVNPEPIREEVVQPPVEAVKPVVAPQEVAPVTPTSTSAEPYERTDFEIIRDRVLARLVYPSVARRMGWNGVVQVALVINPEGRLVSATIHQSSGRALLDDAALDAALKLRGDQLPKPKSLSTVILPIAFKLK from the coding sequence ATGACATACCAAACTTACACTGCAACGAAAACCTATGAAGGAAGAGCGCTGAGCCTTTCGATCTTTTTACATGTAAGCGTAATTGGGTTTTATCTTCTCTTCTTGCATCAAAAACCTTTGGATATTATCCCTTCTAAGACCGTGGTTTTGGAGATTTCCAACATCGAACGCGTTGCACCAAAGCCCGTTCTTCCGCCTCCGCCTGAGCCTGTGGAAGAGGTGAAAAAAGTCGAACCGATTAAGCCGATTGAAAAGATCAAGCCACTTCCCAAACCGATTGTCAAAAAAGAGATGGTCAATCCAGAGCCGATTCGTGAAGAGGTTGTTCAACCTCCCGTTGAAGCGGTCAAACCCGTTGTTGCGCCGCAAGAAGTGGCACCCGTGACGCCCACATCAACCAGCGCAGAGCCGTATGAGCGCACCGATTTTGAGATTATTCGCGATAGAGTTTTAGCTCGCCTTGTGTATCCAAGCGTTGCGCGTCGTATGGGGTGGAACGGTGTCGTGCAGGTCGCTTTGGTCATCAATCCTGAGGGAAGGCTGGTGAGTGCGACGATTCATCAAAGCTCTGGTAGGGCACTACTTGATGATGCAGCATTGGACGCCGCTTTAAAACTGAGAGGCGACCAACTCCCTAAACCTAAAAGTTTAAGTACGGTCATCTTACCGATTGCGTTTAAACTCAAATAA
- a CDS encoding biopolymer transporter ExbD: MRALKKVEGINVVPLIDIMLVLLTIVMTVSSFIALGKIEISLPQATNFSKVEPKFYEIGITADHQFFINNEFTPRDELSVKFDSLTKDDSVAISADKMAAYEDFIYVIDLLKSKEIEKIGMVVNKNE; encoded by the coding sequence ATGAGAGCATTAAAAAAAGTTGAGGGGATCAATGTCGTCCCACTCATCGACATTATGCTGGTACTTCTCACGATTGTTATGACGGTTTCGTCGTTCATCGCCCTTGGCAAGATCGAGATTTCCCTTCCACAAGCGACCAACTTTAGCAAAGTTGAACCCAAATTTTACGAGATTGGCATCACAGCCGATCATCAATTTTTTATCAACAACGAATTTACGCCCAGAGATGAGCTCTCTGTCAAATTTGATAGCCTCACCAAAGACGATTCGGTTGCCATCAGTGCCGATAAAATGGCAGCATATGAAGATTTTATCTACGTGATTGATCTGTTAAAATCCAAAGAGATTGAAAAAATTGGCATGGTGGTCAATAAAAATGAATAG
- the exbB gene encoding TonB-system energizer ExbB, giving the protein MENIKLAVDYGALGILLFMSILVLGYAIERLLFFRALHVKSYESKNRLERDVSKNLTIISLIGSNAPYVGLLGTVGGIMVVFYEIGISGGALDTSKVIVGLALALKVTAAGLIVAIPSTMIYGGFLRKVDLAVSEWEDESIKKS; this is encoded by the coding sequence ATGGAAAATATTAAACTTGCCGTAGATTACGGCGCACTTGGGATTTTGCTTTTTATGAGCATTTTGGTTTTAGGGTATGCGATCGAACGCCTTCTTTTTTTTAGAGCGTTACATGTAAAGAGTTACGAGAGCAAAAACAGGCTTGAACGCGATGTTTCAAAGAACTTGACGATCATCTCTTTGATCGGCTCCAACGCGCCTTATGTCGGGCTTTTAGGAACGGTTGGTGGCATCATGGTGGTCTTTTACGAGATCGGCATTAGCGGTGGAGCGCTCGATACGTCTAAAGTCATCGTAGGACTTGCTTTGGCGCTGAAAGTAACGGCAGCAGGGCTTATCGTAGCGATTCCTTCGACAATGATTTACGGGGGATTTTTGCGCAAAGTGGATTTGGCAGTGAGTGAGTGGGAAGATGAGAGCATTAAAAAAAGTTGA
- a CDS encoding cation diffusion facilitator family transporter, protein MATITSSFQSMHKHQPLKAKEEQHHHHDHTHAHHHGNSLSDQFLLKLSFGITFLVMIVEIVAGMYANSLALISDGIHMFTHAFALFLSLGALIIRTKKANAQKSFGYYRAEVLAAFVNGLIIAVSVVWIVYESIERLITPEAILSETTLMVAIVGLVVNIITGVVLYKADRENINIKSAFLHMLTDALSSVAIIIGAVIIYYTDFFLLDALLALFISMVILKWAWGLIHDSLHILLEGSPLDTTEIYTRLLQAFPFIASVYDMHCWEISHNYYCFSAHIKVHPFAHESHNDLLQKISSFLEKEFAIAHVTVQLEHEKASFKRVF, encoded by the coding sequence ATGGCAACGATAACATCATCTTTTCAAAGTATGCACAAGCATCAACCGTTAAAGGCGAAAGAGGAACAGCATCATCACCATGATCATACCCATGCGCATCATCATGGAAATTCTTTAAGCGACCAGTTTCTGCTTAAGCTTTCGTTTGGCATTACCTTTTTGGTGATGATTGTGGAGATTGTCGCAGGTATGTATGCCAACTCTTTAGCATTGATTTCAGATGGTATCCATATGTTCACCCATGCGTTTGCACTTTTTCTCTCGTTGGGTGCTTTGATCATTCGTACAAAAAAGGCGAATGCTCAAAAGTCCTTTGGTTACTACAGAGCAGAAGTGTTAGCGGCTTTTGTAAATGGTTTGATCATTGCTGTGTCTGTTGTCTGGATTGTGTATGAGTCGATTGAGCGTTTGATAACCCCTGAGGCTATTTTAAGTGAGACAACCTTGATGGTTGCGATTGTCGGTTTAGTTGTTAATATCATCACTGGGGTAGTTCTTTACAAGGCAGATAGAGAAAATATCAATATCAAATCCGCTTTTTTGCATATGCTCACCGACGCGCTCTCTTCGGTGGCGATCATTATAGGTGCCGTCATTATTTACTACACCGATTTTTTTCTTTTAGATGCGCTTCTAGCGCTTTTTATCTCGATGGTTATTTTAAAATGGGCATGGGGGTTGATTCACGATTCTTTGCACATTCTCCTAGAGGGATCACCCTTGGATACGACTGAAATTTATACACGTTTACTGCAAGCATTTCCCTTTATCGCCTCGGTTTATGACATGCACTGTTGGGAAATTAGCCATAACTACTACTGCTTTAGTGCGCATATAAAAGTGCATCCATTTGCCCATGAATCTCATAATGATCTGCTTCAAAAAATAAGCTCATTTTTGGAGAAAGAGTTTGCGATAGCGCATGTTACAGTGCAACTTGAACACGAAAAAGCATCGTTCAAAAGGGTCTTTTAA
- a CDS encoding manganese efflux pump MntP family protein: protein MYDVFVLAIALSMDAFAVSIGLASKQKRTWLSLALKAGCYFGGFQIVMSAIGYLGSVGLMHYIASIDHWIAFALLLLIGIKMVYESFEEGTQNDFKKLTHRIFLMLALATSVDAMAAGFSLKLFDVEIFWSLGIIGITTFCLSFLGIYLGHKGGQHFEKGAERMGGIVLIAIGFKILWEDYMKSLF from the coding sequence ATGTATGACGTCTTTGTGCTAGCCATTGCTCTTAGTATGGATGCTTTTGCTGTTTCGATAGGACTTGCTTCCAAACAGAAGAGAACATGGCTCTCTCTTGCATTAAAAGCAGGATGCTATTTTGGTGGATTTCAGATAGTGATGTCCGCTATAGGTTATTTAGGCAGTGTGGGATTAATGCACTATATCGCCAGTATTGATCACTGGATTGCGTTTGCGCTTTTACTGCTTATCGGCATTAAGATGGTGTATGAATCGTTTGAGGAAGGCACGCAAAATGATTTTAAAAAGCTGACGCACCGCATCTTTTTAATGCTTGCCCTTGCGACCAGTGTGGATGCAATGGCAGCTGGTTTTTCACTGAAGCTGTTTGATGTTGAGATCTTTTGGTCATTAGGGATCATTGGTATAACAACCTTTTGTTTGAGCTTTTTAGGCATTTATTTGGGGCATAAAGGTGGTCAGCACTTTGAAAAAGGGGCTGAGCGTATGGGAGGGATAGTACTCATTGCGATTGGGTTTAAGATTTTATGGGAAGATTACATGAAGAGTCTATTTTAA